The following proteins come from a genomic window of Crassostrea angulata isolate pt1a10 chromosome 1, ASM2561291v2, whole genome shotgun sequence:
- the LOC128186863 gene encoding peroxisomal trans-2-enoyl-CoA reductase-like, with protein MASTTGKVSSVFRTGLFNGKVAIVTGGSTGIGRAITQELLFLGCKVIIASRNEQRLASAANVIRNQIPRDSPAEIADIQCNIRKEEQVQRLISDTIKKFGKIDFLVNNGGGQFPGPASSFSLKGWNAVIETNLTGTFLCCREVYNQWMGEHGGVIINIVADFWKGFPGMSHTGAARSAVDNLTKSLSIEWANSGVRVNAVAPGMVYSETAAANYSDKGLFSRAIPSIPAKRLGTPAEISAAVCFLLSPAAAFISGETLKVDGAASLYRTTGWEIPDHKNIPAYDWETDEDERKPKPKL; from the exons ATGGCGAGTACAACTGGAAAAGTCTCCAGTGTATTTAGGACGGGGTTATTTAATGGAAAAGTGGCGATTGTTACCGGTGGCAGCACTGGTATTGGTCGTGCAATTACACAAGAGCTTCTGTTTTTAG GATGTAAAGTAATTATCGCGTCAAGGAATGAGCAGAGACTTGCTTCTGCTGCAAATGTGATTAGAAATCAAATTCCTAGAGACAGCCCAGCTGAAATTGCTGACATTCAGTGTAACATACGGAAAGAAGAGCAG GTTCAGAGACTAATTTCTGACACAATTAAGAAGTTTGGAAAAATTGATTTCCTTGTCAATAATGGAGGAGGGCAGTTTCCAGGTCCTGCATCATCATTTAGTCTTAAAGGATGGAATGCTGTCATCGAAACAAATCTGACAGGGACATTTCTCTGCTGTAGAGaag tgTATAATCAGTGGATGGGTGAACATGGTGGTGTGATCATTAATATTGTTGCAGATTTTTGGAAAGGATTCCCAGGAATGAG TCATACTGGAGCCGCTCGTTCAGCAGTGGATAATCTGACTAAATCCTTGTCCATAGAGTGGGCCAACTCTGGAGTCCGTGTCAATGCAGTTGCCCCa GGCATGGTCTATTCCGAGACAGCTGCTGCAAACTACAGTGATAAAGGATTATTTAGCCGAGCCATTCCCTCTATCCCAGCTAAACGATTAGGAACCCCTGCTGAG ATTTCAGCAGCTGTATGCTTTCTATTATCGCCTGCTGCAGCTTTTATCTCTGGAGAAACACTGAAAGTTGATGGTGCAGCTAGTTTGTACAGAACCACTGGCTGGGAAATCCCAG ATCACAAGAATATACCTGCATATGACTGGGAAACAGATGAAGATGAAAGGAAACCAAAACCAAAGCTTTAA